A genomic region of Magnolia sinica isolate HGM2019 chromosome 6, MsV1, whole genome shotgun sequence contains the following coding sequences:
- the LOC131249737 gene encoding uncharacterized protein LOC131249737, protein MTDIKHSRDAYSTRTKIKAFPLVDEVMQAGLLERFHLPQITPFTCKTDPTEHIECFRTYMELHDASYAIMYRAFSLTLADVARLWFKQLKPKSVSTFAELSDAFLTNFIGEKKKLKPPVHLNNIVQKEGELQKDYIKRFNFKSLQVRKHSEKTTLNSIMQGFRDKPFLASLDKNLPETLAEFMTLSDKYANAEEIRNLRKAAQNAKIGAKESVKKEVDSTGGKKRKDDRAHDERKSSKQPDRRFSTYTPLNKPQEQVLMEIKSEGFVN, encoded by the coding sequence ATGACGGATATAAAGCATAGTCGGGATGCATATTCAACCAGGACAAAAATAAAAGCGTTCCCACTCGTCGATGAAGTGATGCAAGCCGGGCTGCTGGAAAGATTTCACCTACCGCAGATTACACCTTTCACATGCAAAACCGACCCAACGGAACACATCGAATGCTTTCGAACATATATGGAACTGCATGATGCCTCGTATGCCATAATGTATCGagctttctccctcaccttagccgacgTAGCCCGACTATGGTTTAagcagctgaaaccaaagtcTGTCAGCACATTCGCGGAACTTAGCGATGCCTTTCTCACTAATTTCATTGGcgagaagaagaagttgaagcccccTGTGCATCTAAATAACATagttcagaaggagggagagCTACAGAAAGACTACATCAAACGTTTCAACTTTAAATCActccaagttcggaaacattcagAGAAAACGACACTCAATTCCATCATGCAGGGCTTTAGGGATAAGCCGTTTCTGGCATCCCTGGACAAGAATCTGCCTGAGACTTTGGCTGAATTCATGACTCTGTCAGATAAATACGCAAATGCCGAGGAAATAAGAAACTTGCGTAAGGCCGCCCAGAACGCGAAAATCGGAGCCAAAGAGTCAGtcaaaaaggaagttgactcgacTGGAGGAAAGAAGCGTAAGGATGACCGAGCACACGATGAACGCAAGTCGAGCAAGCAACCTGACCGAAGGTTTTCTACATACACCCCGCTTAATAAACCCCAAGAGCAGGTGCTGATGGAAATCAAGAGTGAAGGATTTGTCAATTAG